A DNA window from Parus major isolate Abel chromosome 9, Parus_major1.1, whole genome shotgun sequence contains the following coding sequences:
- the SPTSSB gene encoding serine palmitoyltransferase small subunit B isoform X2 — MDVKRVKDYLYWLYYQYQLVTCSYVLEPWEQSMFHTITVTVLAMVVYTAYVFVPIHVRLALEFFSQIFGSQPESAVLN; from the coding sequence ATGGACGTGAAGAGGGTGAAGGACTACCTGTACTGGCTGTACTACCAGTACCAGCTGGTGACGTGCAGCTACGTGctggagccctgggagcagTCCATGTTCCACACCATCACCGTCACCGTGCTGGCCATGGTGGTGTACACTGCCTACGTCTTCGTGCCCATCCACGTCCGCCTGGCCTTGGAATTCTTCTCCCAGATTTTCGGGTCCCAGCCCGAGAGCGCGGTGCTGAACTGA